A single Iodidimonas sp. SYSU 1G8 DNA region contains:
- the bioF gene encoding 8-amino-7-oxononanoate synthase: protein MTSLDDFARTKLDRLETEGLRRRMILTDRFSETGARRGGRDLVSFCCNDYLSLSHHPEVIEAAREATSRYGTGSGGSRLISGNTPLYDTLEATLARWKQTEDCMVFGSGYLTNLGVIPCLAGKGDLIMQDELNHSCLFAGGRISGAAVHTFRHNDVDHARQILRQHRAAHGTCVIAVDGVFSMDGDIAPIDELAALAREYEAWLMTDDAHGLGVVGGGRGSSFLGAAKSDVPLQMGTLSKAIGAYGGYLCASQPVIDLIRNRGRSFVYSTGLPPGTLAAAIKALEIIERDPAMCARPIENAARFCAALGLAVPVSPIVPVILGEARRVMEASTALQERGFLVTGIRPPTVPEGTARLRVTFSAAHTAADIDGLVAAMRELGLAG from the coding sequence ATGACATCGCTCGACGACTTTGCCCGCACCAAACTGGACCGGCTGGAGACCGAAGGCCTCCGCCGCCGCATGATCCTGACCGACCGCTTCAGCGAGACCGGCGCGAGGCGCGGCGGACGGGACCTGGTTTCGTTCTGCTGCAACGACTATCTCAGCCTGTCGCATCACCCGGAGGTGATCGAGGCGGCGCGCGAGGCCACGTCCCGCTATGGCACCGGATCGGGCGGATCGCGCCTCATCTCGGGCAACACGCCGCTCTATGACACGCTGGAAGCAACGCTGGCACGCTGGAAGCAGACCGAGGACTGCATGGTCTTCGGCAGCGGCTACCTCACCAATCTGGGTGTCATTCCCTGCCTTGCCGGCAAGGGTGACCTCATTATGCAGGACGAACTCAATCACTCCTGCCTGTTCGCCGGTGGCCGCATCAGCGGCGCGGCGGTGCACACCTTCCGCCACAACGACGTGGACCACGCGCGCCAGATCCTGCGCCAGCACCGCGCCGCGCACGGCACCTGCGTCATCGCCGTCGACGGCGTCTTCAGCATGGATGGCGACATCGCCCCCATCGACGAACTGGCGGCGCTCGCCCGTGAATACGAAGCCTGGCTCATGACCGACGACGCCCATGGCCTCGGCGTGGTCGGTGGCGGCCGCGGCAGCAGCTTTCTCGGCGCCGCGAAGTCCGATGTTCCCCTGCAGATGGGCACCTTGTCCAAGGCCATTGGCGCGTATGGCGGCTATCTGTGCGCCAGCCAGCCGGTCATCGACCTGATTCGCAACCGGGGCCGCAGCTTCGTCTATTCGACCGGACTGCCCCCCGGCACGCTGGCCGCCGCGATCAAGGCGCTGGAGATCATCGAGCGCGATCCAGCCATGTGCGCCCGGCCCATCGAGAACGCCGCCCGCTTCTGCGCGGCCTTGGGTCTCGCCGTCCCTGTCAGCCCGATCGTCCCAGTCATCCTGGGCGAGGCGCGCCGGGTGATGGAGGCATCGACCGCGCTCCAGGAACGCGGTTTTCTGGTGACGGGCATCCGGCCGCCCACGGTTCCGGAGGGCACGGCCCGGTTGCGGGTGACATTCTCGGCGGCGCACACGGCAGCGGACATCGACGGCTTGGTCGCCGCCATGCGGGAGTTGGGACTGGCGGGATGA
- a CDS encoding aminopeptidase P family protein: MDIHADTQPSLEGHLPADLIDRAKAVAAAPVSLVTGVDVALVTGEGGDAAGVNDFVIRAADLFDRQIGTRHGAARVAALRAELARRGIDGFVVPMADEYQNEFVPRHAQRLAWLSGFLGSAGTIIVLRDKAAIFVDGRYTLQVRDQVDLAVFEPCSYLEVTAWLVENLGAGRTLGYDPWLHTEAGVEALKDACEKAGGLLQPLDSNPVDAVWENRPPRPLARIVPHDLRYAGEPAAEKRARMATSVRNAGASALALSTTDSIAWLLNIRGADVSRTPLALAYALLHEDASVDLFVDERKVDGALRGHLGNQVRVEPEEALAGALAALGGAGKTVMIDPTSAPAWFVARLTEGGAGIVRKTNPIQKAKALKNPAELNGTRAAHKRDGAALAKFFRWLAENAPNGTVDELSAVDQLQAFRQEGDLFRDLSFDTISGAGPNGAIVHYRSSEETNRVLGRGELYLVDSGGQYLDGTTDVTRTIAIGTPSAEHRDRFTRVLRGHIALAMARFPKGTTGHQLDVLARMPLWQAGLDFKHGTGHGVGSYLGVHEGPHSISPRPSSVALEAGMIVSNEPGYYLEGAYGIRMENLVAVVPAEPGEDDSPFYEFETLTLAPIDRALIDPAAMSPRELQWLNDYHARVYREVGPQLDDATRAWLAEATAPLHA, translated from the coding sequence ATGGACATTCACGCCGACACTCAGCCCAGTCTCGAGGGGCATCTGCCCGCCGACCTGATCGATCGCGCCAAGGCGGTGGCGGCGGCGCCCGTCAGTCTCGTGACCGGCGTGGATGTCGCGCTGGTGACGGGAGAAGGCGGCGACGCGGCCGGCGTGAACGATTTCGTCATCCGCGCGGCGGACCTGTTCGACCGGCAGATCGGCACACGGCACGGCGCCGCACGGGTCGCGGCGCTGCGGGCGGAGCTGGCCCGCCGCGGCATCGACGGCTTCGTCGTGCCCATGGCGGACGAGTACCAGAACGAATTCGTGCCGCGCCATGCGCAGCGCCTGGCCTGGCTGAGCGGCTTCCTGGGTTCGGCCGGGACCATCATCGTGCTGCGCGACAAGGCGGCGATCTTCGTGGATGGCCGCTACACGCTGCAGGTCCGCGACCAGGTCGATCTGGCGGTGTTCGAGCCGTGCTCCTATCTGGAGGTCACGGCCTGGCTGGTCGAGAATTTGGGCGCCGGCCGGACGCTGGGCTACGATCCCTGGCTGCACACGGAAGCCGGTGTCGAGGCTCTCAAGGACGCCTGCGAGAAGGCGGGCGGGCTTCTGCAGCCGCTGGACAGCAACCCGGTGGACGCTGTGTGGGAGAACCGGCCGCCGCGCCCGCTGGCGCGCATCGTGCCCCATGATCTGCGCTATGCCGGCGAGCCGGCCGCCGAAAAACGGGCCCGCATGGCCACTTCGGTCAGGAACGCGGGCGCCAGCGCGCTGGCGCTCTCGACGACGGATTCCATCGCCTGGCTGCTGAATATCCGGGGCGCGGACGTGTCGCGCACGCCGCTGGCGCTGGCCTACGCGCTGCTGCATGAGGATGCGTCGGTCGATCTGTTCGTCGACGAGCGCAAGGTGGATGGCGCGCTGCGCGGGCATCTCGGCAATCAGGTCCGGGTCGAGCCGGAAGAGGCGCTGGCCGGCGCTCTGGCCGCGCTGGGCGGTGCCGGCAAGACGGTGATGATCGATCCCACATCCGCGCCGGCGTGGTTCGTCGCCCGTCTGACCGAAGGCGGCGCGGGTATCGTGCGCAAGACCAACCCGATCCAGAAGGCCAAGGCGCTCAAGAACCCGGCGGAGCTCAACGGCACGCGGGCCGCGCACAAGCGCGATGGCGCGGCGCTGGCCAAATTCTTCCGCTGGCTGGCCGAGAACGCCCCGAACGGCACGGTCGACGAGCTATCCGCCGTGGACCAGTTGCAGGCGTTCCGGCAGGAAGGCGACCTGTTCCGCGACCTGAGCTTCGATACCATCTCGGGCGCCGGACCGAATGGCGCCATCGTTCATTACCGGTCCAGCGAAGAGACGAACCGTGTACTCGGTAGGGGAGAGCTCTATCTGGTGGATTCCGGCGGGCAGTATCTCGACGGCACTACCGACGTGACGCGGACCATCGCCATCGGCACGCCCAGCGCGGAACACCGCGACCGTTTCACCCGTGTGCTGCGCGGGCATATCGCCCTGGCCATGGCCCGCTTTCCCAAGGGGACCACGGGACACCAGCTCGACGTGCTGGCGCGCATGCCGCTCTGGCAGGCGGGCCTGGATTTCAAGCATGGCACCGGGCACGGAGTCGGGTCGTATCTGGGCGTGCATGAAGGGCCGCACAGCATCTCGCCGCGGCCGTCCAGCGTGGCGCTCGAGGCCGGGATGATCGTCTCCAACGAGCCGGGCTACTATCTGGAAGGCGCCTATGGCATCCGGATGGAGAACCTGGTCGCCGTGGTGCCGGCCGAGCCGGGCGAGGATGACTCGCCCTTCTATGAATTCGAGACGCTGACACTGGCGCCCATCGACCGGGCGCTGATCGATCCGGCGGCGATGAGCCCGCGGGAGCTGCAGTGGCTCAATGATTATCACGCGCGGGTGTACCGCGAGGTGGGGCCGCAGCTGGACGACGCCACGCGCGCCTGGCTCGCCGAGGCGACGGCGCCGCTGCACGCTTAG
- a CDS encoding adenosylmethionine--8-amino-7-oxononanoate transaminase: protein MPRLPNTAPEWQRDGYQNIWMPYTQMQTTPPPIPVTKTDGVRITLADGRELIDGTASWWTACHGYNHPHIVAAMQKQVAEMPHVMFGGLAHEPAFRLATRLAALTPGDLNRVFFAEGGSVAVEVAMKMALQYFINKGEPGRTKFVSFLGGYHGDTFAAMSVCDPNDGMHTLFKDAMPRNYAMPLPETAAAMAEFQDFLRENRGHVAAVMIEPLVQGAGGMKFHGADLLQGIRAACDASGVLLIFDEIFTGFGRTGALFAAGAADVLPDIMCVGKALTGGTTPLSAAIAREHVFEAFLSDDPQAALMHGPTFMANPLACAAANAALDLFEEEPWAESVARIEAQMRRELEPCRALPGVIDVRVMGAIAAIQLDDLSDKEILKARFMEAGVWLRPFADIVYLTPPFIIGEDDLRRLTSAIVAVLSGRGY, encoded by the coding sequence TTGCCCCGATTGCCCAACACGGCGCCCGAATGGCAGCGTGACGGGTACCAGAACATCTGGATGCCCTATACCCAGATGCAGACCACGCCGCCGCCGATTCCGGTGACGAAGACCGATGGCGTGCGCATCACGCTGGCCGATGGACGCGAGCTGATCGACGGCACCGCGTCGTGGTGGACGGCGTGCCATGGTTACAATCATCCGCACATCGTCGCCGCCATGCAGAAGCAGGTGGCCGAGATGCCGCATGTCATGTTCGGTGGCCTGGCGCACGAACCGGCCTTCCGGCTGGCGACACGGCTGGCGGCGCTGACGCCGGGCGACCTGAACCGGGTGTTTTTCGCCGAAGGCGGCTCGGTGGCCGTCGAGGTCGCCATGAAGATGGCGCTGCAGTACTTCATCAACAAAGGCGAGCCGGGGCGGACCAAGTTCGTCAGCTTCCTGGGCGGCTATCACGGCGACACCTTCGCGGCCATGTCGGTCTGCGATCCCAATGACGGCATGCACACCCTGTTCAAGGACGCCATGCCCCGCAACTACGCCATGCCCTTGCCCGAGACGGCGGCGGCCATGGCCGAATTCCAGGACTTTCTCCGGGAAAATCGCGGGCATGTCGCGGCGGTGATGATCGAGCCGCTGGTGCAGGGCGCGGGCGGCATGAAGTTCCATGGCGCGGACTTGCTGCAAGGCATTCGCGCCGCCTGCGACGCGTCGGGCGTGCTGCTGATCTTCGACGAGATCTTCACCGGGTTCGGCCGGACGGGCGCGCTGTTCGCCGCCGGCGCGGCCGATGTGCTGCCCGACATCATGTGCGTCGGCAAGGCGCTGACCGGCGGCACGACGCCGCTGTCGGCGGCGATCGCCCGCGAGCATGTGTTCGAGGCGTTCCTGAGCGACGATCCGCAGGCCGCGCTGATGCATGGGCCGACCTTCATGGCCAATCCGCTGGCGTGCGCGGCGGCCAACGCGGCGCTCGACCTGTTCGAGGAGGAGCCGTGGGCTGAGAGCGTGGCGCGGATCGAAGCGCAGATGCGGCGGGAGTTGGAGCCATGCCGGGCGCTGCCCGGCGTGATCGATGTAAGGGTGATGGGCGCCATCGCGGCGATCCAGCTCGATGATCTGAGCGACAAGGAAATCCTGAAGGCCCGTTTCATGGAGGCAGGGGTGTGGCTGCGTCCCTTCGCCGACATCGTCTACCTGACGCCGCCCTTCATCATCGGCGAGGATGATCTTCGCCGGTTGACCTCGGCCATTGTCGCGGTACTCTCGGGGCGGGGCTACTAG
- the bioB gene encoding biotin synthase BioB, translating into MTDTAIRHDWTLDQIKALFDLPFSDLIFRAQTVHRQNFDPNKVQLSTLLSIKTGGCAEDCSYCPQAARYNTGVDAGKLLPLEEVLSDARQARDAGASRYCMGAAWRSPKDKDLDKVIEMVRGVRAMGLETCVTLGMLKAEQAKRLKDAGLDYYNHNIDTSEEFYGEIITTREYDDRLETLGHVRDAGLNVCSGGIVGMGESREDRASMLLTLANMPKHPESVPINMLVQVEGTPLFGTEKLDHFEFVRTIAVARIMMPESFVRLSAGRETMDDALQALCFLAGANSMFYGEKLLTTPNPESNRDARLFQRLGISPLGTEDLAARHAAE; encoded by the coding sequence ATGACCGACACCGCCATCCGTCACGACTGGACCCTGGACCAGATCAAGGCGCTTTTCGACCTGCCGTTCAGCGACCTGATTTTCCGCGCCCAGACGGTTCACCGGCAGAACTTCGACCCCAACAAGGTCCAGCTCAGCACCCTGCTGTCGATCAAGACCGGTGGCTGCGCCGAGGACTGCTCCTATTGCCCGCAGGCCGCGCGCTACAACACCGGCGTCGATGCCGGCAAGCTGTTGCCGCTAGAAGAGGTCCTGTCCGACGCGCGCCAGGCGCGCGACGCGGGCGCCTCGCGCTATTGCATGGGCGCGGCGTGGCGCTCGCCCAAAGACAAGGATCTGGACAAGGTGATCGAGATGGTGCGCGGCGTGCGCGCCATGGGCCTGGAAACCTGCGTCACTCTGGGCATGCTGAAGGCGGAACAGGCCAAGCGTCTCAAGGATGCCGGGCTCGACTATTACAATCACAACATCGACACCTCGGAAGAGTTCTACGGCGAGATCATCACCACCCGCGAGTATGATGACCGGCTGGAGACGCTGGGCCATGTCCGCGACGCCGGGCTCAATGTCTGCAGCGGCGGCATCGTCGGCATGGGCGAGTCGCGCGAGGACCGCGCCAGCATGCTGCTGACCCTGGCGAACATGCCCAAGCATCCGGAAAGCGTGCCGATCAACATGCTGGTGCAGGTGGAAGGCACGCCGCTGTTCGGGACCGAAAAGCTCGATCATTTCGAGTTCGTGCGCACCATCGCCGTCGCGCGCATCATGATGCCGGAGAGCTTCGTGCGCCTGTCGGCGGGCCGGGAGACCATGGACGACGCGCTGCAGGCGCTCTGCTTCCTGGCCGGCGCCAATTCCATGTTCTATGGCGAGAAGCTGCTGACCACGCCCAATCCCGAGAGCAACCGCGACGCCCGGCTGTTCCAGCGTCTCGGCATCTCGCCGCTGGGCACGGAAGACCTTGCGGCGCGCCACGCGGCGGAATGA
- the bioD gene encoding dethiobiotin synthase → MNRTFITATGTGIGKTLLTEVLIRQLRRQKKSVRALKPLISGISDATLADSDTARILDALGDPVTPENIARVSPWRFEAPLSPDMAAIREGRSVDFLKLIDFCELPRAADHVLIEGVGGAFVPLNEGHVVADWIAELGIPTLLVCGSYLGTLSHTIATVAALATRRVTVSGIVISESEDSPVPLQETQASMARFTGPIPIVCLPRVASWTDAPDLTPLIA, encoded by the coding sequence ATGAACCGGACCTTCATCACGGCGACGGGTACCGGGATCGGCAAGACCCTGCTGACCGAAGTGCTGATTCGTCAGCTTCGCCGCCAGAAGAAGTCGGTACGGGCCCTCAAACCCCTGATCAGCGGCATCAGCGACGCGACATTGGCCGACAGCGACACCGCCCGCATCCTTGACGCCTTGGGCGACCCCGTGACACCGGAGAACATCGCCCGGGTGTCGCCGTGGCGATTCGAGGCGCCGCTGTCGCCGGACATGGCCGCGATCCGGGAGGGACGGTCGGTGGATTTCCTGAAACTGATCGACTTCTGCGAACTGCCGCGCGCGGCCGATCACGTCCTGATCGAAGGTGTGGGCGGCGCTTTCGTCCCCTTGAACGAGGGCCATGTGGTCGCCGACTGGATCGCCGAACTGGGCATACCCACGCTTCTGGTGTGCGGTTCCTATCTGGGAACCCTCAGCCACACCATCGCGACCGTGGCCGCGCTCGCCACCCGCCGCGTCACGGTCAGCGGCATCGTCATCTCGGAATCCGAGGACAGCCCCGTGCCTCTGCAGGAAACCCAGGCCAGCATGGCGCGCTTCACCGGACCGATCCCGATTGTCTGCCTGCCACGCGTCGCCAGCTGGACCGACGCGCCCGACCTGACGCCGCTGATCGCCTGA
- a CDS encoding helix-turn-helix transcriptional regulator has translation MTIRVRLAVMLAERNVKSKDLAEFVGITEANLSLLKQEKVKGVRFDTIDRICQFLNCQPGDLLRYEPEEDD, from the coding sequence ATGACGATCAGGGTCAGGCTCGCCGTCATGTTGGCCGAGCGCAACGTGAAGTCGAAGGACCTCGCCGAATTCGTCGGCATCACCGAGGCGAATCTGTCGCTGCTCAAGCAGGAGAAAGTGAAGGGCGTGCGCTTCGACACGATCGACCGGATATGCCAGTTCCTCAATTGCCAACCCGGCGATCTCCTGCGCTATGAACCCGAAGAGGACGACTAG
- a CDS encoding DUF2975 domain-containing protein — protein MVTAMLLAAGMLAYWFATPAGTLLAQMGVRFERAGGLGLGVRLMGFAVCLIPLGVLIHGLFGARRCFRAFASGRIFSPEAVSGLRTLAIAVAVSTILKPLAGAALSMVLSGGPGGRVLSFNVGSDTLVALIFAGTVAVIAWVMAEAIEIADENAQFV, from the coding sequence ATGGTGACGGCGATGTTGCTCGCCGCCGGCATGCTTGCTTACTGGTTCGCCACGCCCGCCGGTACATTGCTGGCGCAAATGGGTGTGCGGTTCGAGAGGGCCGGCGGCCTGGGCCTGGGTGTGCGGCTGATGGGGTTCGCCGTCTGCTTGATACCACTCGGGGTGTTGATTCACGGGCTCTTCGGCGCCCGCCGCTGTTTCCGGGCCTTTGCCTCCGGCCGCATCTTTTCGCCCGAGGCTGTGAGCGGGCTGAGGACGCTAGCGATCGCGGTGGCTGTCTCGACGATCCTGAAGCCGCTGGCCGGCGCCGCCCTTTCCATGGTTCTCAGCGGCGGTCCGGGCGGCAGGGTGCTCTCGTTCAACGTCGGCTCGGACACTCTTGTGGCGCTGATATTCGCCGGCACGGTCGCTGTCATCGCCTGGGTAATGGCCGAGGCGATCGAGATCGCCGACGAGAATGCACAGTTCGTTTGA